Proteins from a genomic interval of Thamnophis elegans isolate rThaEle1 chromosome 2, rThaEle1.pri, whole genome shotgun sequence:
- the CHAD gene encoding chondroadherin: MDPSNILLKSIALLICLLPVLQACPQNCHCHGGDLHHVICDNVGLRRIPKVAEQTRLLNLQRNNFPVLPTNGFREMKNLVSLHLQHSHIKEISSGAFRSLKQLVYLYLSNNDISTIKMGAFDDLAELTYLYLDHNKISDLPTGLLSPLINLFILQLGNNRLRELRSGAFHGTKNLRWLYLSNNSISSIQPGALEDVENLAIFHLDKNQLSSYPVSAMSKLRVVEDLKLSNNPIKSIPDLAFQSFGRYMETLSLDNMGLEKFSDKAFVGTTALKNVHIEHNKISSLPRSFPFTRLETLSLSINPWHCSCQLAPLRRWLGSTRTRPDAVCASPPQTRGQQIRDTAALRSCKLPSKRSKKGNRH, translated from the exons ATGGACCCATCAAACATCTTGCTCAAATCCATTGCCTTGCTTATATGCCTTCTTCCTGTTCTTCAGGCCTGTCCTCAGAATTGTCATTGTCATGGAGGAGACCTCCACCATGTCATTTGTGACAATGTTGGATTGAGAAGGATTCCCAAAGTAGCTGAGCAGACTCGGCTTCTCAATCTGCAGAGGAACAATTTCCCTGTGCTGCCGACCAATGGTTTCAGAGAGATGAAAAATCTTGTATCTCTTCACCTCCAACATTCTCACATCAAAGAAATCTCCAGTGGAGCTTTCCGCAGCCTGAAGCAGCTGGTCTACCTTTACTTGTCAAATAATGACATCAGTACCATAAAGATGGGAGCCTTTGATGACCTGGCAGAACTTACTTACCTCTACCTAGATCATAACAAGATATCTGATCTGCCCACGGGGCTCCTTTCTCCACTGATTAATCTTTTCATCCTGCAACTAGGTAACAACAGGCTCCGAGAGCTGAGATCAGGAGCCTTTCATGGTACTAAGAATCTTCGCTGGCTCTATCTCTCTAATAACTCAATCTCCTCCATCCAACCTGGGGCATTGGAAGATGTGGAAAACCTAGCCATATTCCACTTGGATAAGAACCAGCTAAGCAGCTACCCTGTGTCTGCCATGAGCAAATTAAGGGTGGTGGAAGACCTGAAGCTCTCAAACAACCCAATAAAGTCTATTCCAGATTTAGCCTTCCAATCTTTTGGACGGTACATGGAGACTCTCAGCTTGGACAACATGGGATTAGAAAAG TTTTCAGATAAAGCATTCGTTGGAACAACTGCACTGAAGAACGTTCATATAGAGCACAACAAAATTTCCAGTCTTCCTAGAAGCTTTCCATTCACCCGTCTTGAGACACTCTCCCTGTCCATCAACCCTTGGCATTGTTCTTGTCAGTTAGCACCTTTGCGCAG gtGGCTGGGATCTACTCGTACTCGCCCAGATGCAGTCTGTGCATCACCTCCTCAGACTCGAGGACAGCAGATTCGAGACACTGCTGCGCTCCGTAGCTGCAAACTTCCCTCTAAGAGATCCAAAAAAGGGAATCGCCATTAA